A DNA window from Patescibacteria group bacterium contains the following coding sequences:
- a CDS encoding DEAD/DEAH box helicase encodes MNKNTQQGASSFNGLGIAPKILTILTELGYTTPTPIQLKSIPLSLERKDMVGIAQTGTGKTLAFGIPMIQLLAIHKGMGLVVLPTRELALQVDENLKTIGKKIGLRTSVLIGGEPINKQLKSLKNKPHILIATPGRLVDHTERRSVNLSTVKILVLDEADMMLDMGFLPQIKAILKQIPKQRQTMLFSATMPTQIVQIASEYMSLPTRIEVAPAGTSAENVEQEIIVINKEDKIEQIKKILSETRGSVLVFMRTKHTAKSLTRKINQAGFTAAEIHSNRSLPQRKKALEGFKMGQYRVLVATDIAARGIDVKEIELVVNFDLPEKSEDYVHRIGRTARAGKSGKAISFVMPN; translated from the coding sequence ATGAATAAAAATACACAACAAGGAGCTTCGAGCTTCAATGGTCTTGGAATTGCACCAAAAATTCTAACAATTCTAACTGAGTTGGGCTATACAACTCCAACTCCTATTCAATTGAAATCGATTCCGCTTAGTCTTGAAAGAAAAGACATGGTTGGGATAGCGCAAACGGGAACAGGGAAAACCCTTGCTTTTGGCATTCCCATGATTCAACTTTTGGCTATTCACAAAGGAATGGGCTTGGTTGTTTTACCAACACGTGAACTTGCATTGCAAGTTGATGAAAATCTAAAAACAATTGGAAAGAAAATTGGGCTAAGAACATCGGTGCTAATAGGAGGGGAGCCAATTAACAAACAACTTAAATCATTAAAAAATAAACCACATATTTTAATTGCCACTCCTGGAAGGTTGGTCGACCACACAGAAAGACGTTCTGTAAATCTGAGCACAGTTAAGATATTGGTTTTAGATGAGGCTGATATGATGCTTGATATGGGGTTTTTGCCTCAGATAAAAGCTATTTTGAAACAAATTCCAAAGCAGAGACAAACGATGCTGTTCTCAGCCACCATGCCAACACAAATAGTACAAATAGCATCTGAATATATGTCTCTGCCAACAAGAATAGAAGTTGCTCCGGCTGGAACTTCTGCTGAAAATGTTGAGCAAGAAATAATTGTCATAAACAAAGAAGATAAAATTGAGCAAATTAAAAAAATACTATCTGAAACAAGGGGGTCAGTTTTAGTATTTATGAGAACAAAACATACAGCTAAATCGCTTACAAGGAAAATTAATCAAGCTGGTTTTACTGCTGCTGAAATACATTCTAATAGAAGCCTACCTCAACGTAAAAAAGCATTAGAAGGATTTAAAATGGGGCAATATAGAGTATTAGTGGCAACAGATATTGCTGCCAGAGGGATAGATGTTAAGGAAATTGAGTTAGTTGTCAATTTCGACCTTCCTGAAAAATCTGAAGATTATGTTCATCGTATTGGACGAACTGCACGAGCCGGCAAAAGCGGTAAAGCTATTTCATTTGTCATGCCTAATTAA